In Zingiber officinale cultivar Zhangliang chromosome 3B, Zo_v1.1, whole genome shotgun sequence, a single window of DNA contains:
- the LOC121967962 gene encoding bidirectional sugar transporter SWEET14-like, producing the protein MAAGLSLDHPLPFIFGILGNLISFMVYLAPLPTFYRVCRKKSTEGFSCLPYVVALFSATLWIYYALLKPNAYLLITINTVGCIIETAYLLLFFAYASKAVKIFTAKLVLSVNLGVFGLVLVLTLFLTRGSQRVQVLGWICMCFSVSVFVAPLSIIRLVIRTKSVEFMPFWLSFFLTISAVVWFGYGLLIKDFYVALPNVLGFIFGILQMLLYIAYKGRKEGKSNDNTLPIAEKSNDGSTLPEMVNKDSQLSQPEGDEEKVAIQALNNLVV; encoded by the exons ATGGCGGCAGGATTATCCTTAGATCACCCTTTGCCGTTCATCTTTGGCATCCTTGGTAATCTCATCTCCTTCATGGTGTACCTGGCGCCGCT GCCGACGTTCTACAGAGTGTGCAGGAAGAAATCCACAGAGGGGTTCTCGTGCTTGCCTTACGTGGTGGCTCTCTTCAGCGCCACGCTGTGGATCTACTACGCGTTGCTCAAGCCCAACGCCTACCTCCTCATCACCATCAACACTGTCGGCTGCATCATCGAGACTGCCTACCTTCTCCTGTTCTTCGCCTACGCGTCCAAGGCCGTGAAG ATTTTCACAGCGAAGCTGGTTCTGTCTGTGAACCTGGGCGTGTTCGGTTTGGTGCTGGTGCTGACTCTGTTTCTGACGCGAGGCTCCCAGCGAGTGCAAGTTCTCGGCTGGATTTGCATGTGTTTTTCTGTCAGCGTCTTCGTGGCTCCTCTCAGTATCATT AGGCTCGTCATACGGACAAAGAGCGTGGAGTTCATGCCGTTCTGGCTCTCATTCTTCCTCACCATCAGTGCGGTCGTTTGGTTCGGATATGGACTGCTGATCAAAGACTTCTACGTCGCG CTCCCCAATGTGCTGGGATTTATCTTTGGGATTCTGCAAATGCTGCTCTACATAGCGTACAAGGGCAGGAAGGAGGGGAAGTCTAACGACAACACCCTACCGATCGCGGAGAAGTCTAACGACGGCAGTACCCTACCGGAGATGGTGAACAAGGATTCACAGTTGTCGCAACCTGAAGGTGATGAGGAAAAGGTGGCCATTCAGGCGCTGAACAATCTCGTGGTTTGA